The following proteins are co-located in the Ammospiza caudacuta isolate bAmmCau1 chromosome 20, bAmmCau1.pri, whole genome shotgun sequence genome:
- the LOC131566684 gene encoding neuferricin: MWRGAAAALLGLAAACLLRRGFEPRARLLSAAELRRYRGAPGEPGLYLALLGRVFNVERGRKHYGPGGAYSGFAGRDATRAFASGDFSPAGLVDSVSGLSPAELLSIHSWLSFYRHNYEPVGKLVGRFYDENGAPTAALREVEAAIEEALKLQAESEQQQQQFPPCNSEWSSAKGTRFWCSRESGGVPRGWAGVPRRLHRPGSQGAPCVCVRSSGPPWGQPGSSQHRDRGDLDDPRLQQYEGCHPLAEQCVLPTG, translated from the exons ATGTGGCGGGGCGCGGCCGCGGCGCTGCTGGGCCTGGCCGCCGCCTGCCTCCTTCGCCGCGGGTTCGAGCCCCGCGCCCGCCTGCTCAGCGCCGCCGAGCTGCGCCGCTACCGGGGGGCGCCGGGCGAGCCCGGGCTCTACCTCGCCCTGCTGGGACGGGTGTTCAATGTGGAGCGGGGCCGCAAGCACTACGGGCCCGGCGGCGCGTACAGCGGGTTCGCAG GCAGAGATGCCACCCGCGCGTTTGCCAGCGGCGATTTCAGCCCGGCGGGGCTGGTGGACTCCGTGTCGGGGCTGTCCCCCGCggagctgctctccatccacAGCTGGCTGAGCTTCTACAGACACAACTACGAGCCCGTGG GGAAGCTGGTGGGCAGATTCTACGATGAAAATGGGGCACCGACAGCAGCCCTGAGGGAGGTGGAGGCTGCCATTGAGGAAGCTCTCAAGCTGCAGGCAGaaagtgagcagcagcagcagcagttcccaCCCTGCAACTCTGAGTGGAGCTCTGCTAAAGGCACCCGCTTCTGGTGCTCCAGAGAGAG CGGGGGCGTGCCCAGAGGCTGGGCCGGGGTCCCGCGGAGGCTGCACCGCCCCGGCTCGCAGGGCGCTCCCTGCGTGTGCGTCCGGAGCTCGGGGCCGCCCTGgggccagcctggctcctcCCAGCACCGCGACAGAGGCGACCTGGATGACCCTCGGCTGCAGCAGTACGAGGGCTGCCATCCCCTGGCCGAGCAGTGCGTGCTGCCCACGggctga